In Candidatus Cybelea sp., the sequence CTCCACTCTAGCGTCTGAAAAATGGAATGTCCACTCCAAAATATGTGGTATACTGACGCATGGCCATGGTGAACGCAGTGCCGGTGCCGCGCACATTTACGCGGAAGGGCTCGGCGACGCGCGACCGCATTGTCGCCGCCGCTGCCGCATTAATCTTTAAACGGGGCGTCGCGCAAACGACCACGGAGAACGTTTGCGACGCTGCGGGCGTCAGTACGTCCCAGCTGTATCACTACTTCAAGGACAAGATGGCGCTTGTGCGCGCCGTGATCGATCGTCAGACCGAGAACGTTCTCGGTGCCCAGCGGGAATATTTGGGGCGTCTCGACAGCATTCCGAGGTTACGCGCCTGGCGCGACCACATCGTAGGGTCGCAGTTGTCTGGGGGATGCAAAGGCGGATGTCCCCTCGGTACGCTTTCCTCGGAACTCTCGGAACGTTCGGAGGAAGCGCGCGGCGACATCGCCCTCGGCTTTGCTCGTTGGGAAGACGGTATTCTTTCGGGGTTACAAGCGATGCGCGACCGGGGGGAATTGTCCAAAAAGGCCGATCCCCGCCAGTTGGCGCTGGCGACTCTTGCTGCGCTCCAGGGGGGGCTCGTTTTGACGCAATTGCGTCGCGATCCCGAGCCGCTTCGCGCAGCGCTGGATGCGATCATCGATCACATTGAATCGCTCGTTCGCGCCGAGTCAATCACGCCTCCAGCTGCGAAAGGCTAACAGCAATCGCTCCTGCACGGTTGGGGAGACCGATTCGGCGGGGATCCTGCCCAGCGCAAAGAGCGTTGCCCGCATCTGCCGGAGATACTCGTAACAGTACGGGCACTCGCGCAGGTGCGCCTCAAAGCGGTTGTGGTCCGCATGTGGAAGCGTACCCTCGAGATAGTCGGTAACGAGTTCGACCAGTTCGATGCAATCCATCAATCAGATCTCCGAGCTTTCTGGTGATTCGGCGAGGTATCGCTCGAGTTGGCCACGGACCTTCGATCGAGCCCGATGTAGAAGCACTCGCATGTTTGTCTCGGATATGCCTAAAGCGTTACAGATGGCCGGGGCGTCGTAGCCGGCAAAGTCGCGCAGCGTGATGACGGACCGTTGCGCCGGCGGAAGTGCCTCGAGCACGCGCTCGATGTGCGCCATCGTCTCGCCCTGAAGCAGCCGCGCTTCGGGATTTTCAGACCAGGGTCGCGGCGGTTCCGCCCAATGCCCCGGCCATTCCACGTCGTGGCCCCGAAAGCGCCCTGGATCCACGGCCGGCTGGCTGCCCGAGGCTTCCTCGGCTGCCAACGCCGAGAACGGCGTCGAGCGCGCCTCGCGCACGGCCTTGGTCTTTGCCCGGTTGACCACGATTGCGAAAATCCAGCTATGGAGCGAACTCCGTCCTTCAAACGAGCCTAGTCCCCTGAGCACGCCCATCCACGCATCTTGAACCACCTCTTCGGCCGTTGCGTGATCGTGCACGAATCCGCGCGCGACTCGGAGCATCGCTCCGTGATACCGATCGACGAGCGCGGTGAATGCGCTCTCGTCGCCTTCCCGCAAGCGCGCCAAGAGACTCTCTTCATTATTGTTTTCGCGCTGAACCGTCATGATGTAACGTTTGCCGCCGTCAAGAGACGTAGCGGCGTAATACTAGTTCATCTTTTCTAGGAGAAAGTCATGTTCAGCTGGTTCCGCAAGCGCCCCCTCGCCGTCGCAGTCGTTGTCGCCGCTGTATTCGCCCTTTGGCTCGCCTTCAGGCCAGAACTGCTGTTTGTGAACAAGAGCGTTGACGAGCCCTTTCCAACCGCATCGGCGTCTGTAACGATTCCGGCCATGCAAGGACACTAGTACGTCGGGCGACCGAACGAACCCCGACAACCGCACTAACTTAACGAAAGGTTACAAGTCACAATGAAGCTTTCTCGCTTTTCGGCCCTCGCCGGTCTCCTCGTCGCTCTTGCCCCGGCGTTGGCGTCGGCGGCGCCCGCCGCGCTCGAGTCGGGCAGCCTGGTATCGGGAGCACACGATACCGCCGGAACCGTAACGATCTACAAGCTCGACAACGGCCAGCACGTCCTGCGCCTCTCTGATTTCCACACTTCGAACGGCCCGGACGTTCACATCTACCTAACCTCAGCCAAGAAAGTCGCGTCGAACGGGGACGTGACCGGCGGAAAGTACCTAGACTTGGGCTCTCTCAAGGGGAACGTCGGCAATCAAAATTACGACATCCCCACCGACGCGAACCTGGGCGACTATCACTCGATCTCGGTTTGGTGTGCCCGTTTCCACGTAAATTTTGGCGCGGCGCAGTTGAAGTAGGTGAGGGATACGGCAGGTTGCCAGGAGCGCACCAACGCCGGGCAACCTGTTTCTATCCTCTAAACTTCAGACTCACATGCTTGATTTTCACTTAGTGCACCTCGATGAGGTAACATTTACCAGCTCCCCGGAGCTCGCCGGAATGTACAAGTTGAGCCCCTGCGTGTGGCGGGAACGCGATCGCTACTCGCTGTTGGTTCGCATCGTGAACCATTCCGACAACCCGTCCGAAAAGATCGCGCGCATTCACTACGGCGAATCCGCCGACGGCCTGCGTTTCACCCTCGACGACAAGCCCGTCGTCGCACCGGGCCCGGATATTCCCGGCTCTTACGACAGCGGCGGCTGCGAGGATCCGACGGTGGCCTTCGACGACGGCACGTATTACGTGTATTACAGCGGTTGGAACGAGCATATGAAACGCGGTGAGCTGCTCCTGGCTTCAGGTTTCGAACTTCACGAACTCTGCAAGCAAGGGATCGCGCTTCCGTCCAGGGAGGCTGCGGCGAATCCGAAAGAGGCGACCATCGTGCGGGCACCCGACGGCACGTGGCGCCTCTTCTTTGAGTACGCGCACGACGACAGGTCGACGATCGGAATTGCGCGATCGGCAAGCCCGGCCGGCCCGTGGGAGGTCTTGCCGCCGCTCTTCGGGCCGCGCGCCGAAGGTTGGGATTCGTGGCACCTCAGCACGGGACCAATTGCCGATTCGAACACGAGCTCCCCCGTGATGTTTTACAACGGCGCAACGCAGAGTGCGCAATGGCGAGTCGGCTGGATCGTTTTTGACGCAGACTACACCCGCGTCGTGGCACGCTCCGAACAGCCCCTGGTCCTTCCGCATATCAAGCGCAACAACGACGATTCGGACATTGCGTTTGCCGCTTCCGCCATTGAAGCCGACGGTGTAATCTACCTTTATTATTCTGTGTCCGATCAGTACATTATGCGGGCGACCGTCGCGCGCATCGACAACGACTCATCCGCAGCCGCCTCGCCGGCGTACTAAGAGCATGCAGCTAATTCTTGCGGCGGCGATTGCCGCCACCAGCCTGTTTACCCCTTTGCAGCACGCTTCGGATTGGATCGGCGCAGCGGTGCGCCCGGCCGACCTTGCGGGCAAGGTCGTGCTCGTCGATGTATTCACTTTCGAATGTATCAATTGCAAGCACGTCGTCCCCGAGCTGCGTCGCTTACGAACGGCCCTTCCGTCAAGGGACCTTGCCATCGTCGGCATTCACAGCCCGGAGACGCCGTACGAGCGCGTGCGCGTAAACGTCGTGCAAAACTTAGCGGCCCAAGGCATCACCTGGCCCGTTGCAGTTGACAATTCTTTCGACTTGTGGCGCGCGTACGGCGTCGAGTATTGGCCGACGCAACTCATTTTCGACCGGCACGGGAGGCTTCGCAAAACGGTCATCGGCGAAGGCCAGGACGAGCTCGTCGCCGCCACCGTTCGCGAACTTGTCGGGGAGCGATGATAGTCCCGCTTGCCGCCGCAGCCGCGCTCAGCGCGGGGCCGGGCGCCCGCGCGTACCGAATCACCATTCACTCGCAGCCCGGCGCGCAGGTCGTCGTACGCGTGCGGGTTCCGCCGGGGTGGGTGGGCGCGTTCTGCACCCCGCGCGTCTGCGCCGTCGGCCACGTCACGGTGGTCGTCTCGGCGTCGGGCGTTGCGGTTTCCGAACTACACCTCTACCGCGAGAGCGCTACCGCCGCACATCATTTTACAATCTTCCTTAGCGCGGGGAGTTCCGAGCTGGTCTTACAAGCCTGATCGCTTTTATTGCGCGCTCTGTGCCGGCACGGCAAACACGCTCTGCCGACGCCGCGAGCCGAACGATTGCGGATCGTCCGAGTCGAGATGGTGACCCGCACTCAAGCTCGCTAGCGAACTGCTCGGGCAATCCGGGAACGTCACGGCGAAGGTCTCTCCTCATATCAGGACGAGCAACGACGGGCCGCAGCGAACCTGCTCGACGATGTGTCTCGTTCGCTGACCCAGGTCCTACGACCGTGTCGTTAGTCGGCGCGATCTTGGGCTCACGCAGTGGCCTACTTCAGTGGCAGTCGGTCAAGGACAAACGCTGCGACAGAATCTGCAGCTGGAGGGTCGACATTCGCTAGAACAGCAACTACGTATCCCGAGCTCGGACAGACGTTTAGACTACCGTTCATTCCAGGTGCTCCGCCGTTATGACCAAAGCACCTCTGGCCGTTTATCTGTTCATCCGCGAATCCATATGCGTACCGGCGAAGGTTATCAGGCAAGA encodes:
- a CDS encoding DM13 domain-containing protein, encoding MKLSRFSALAGLLVALAPALASAAPAALESGSLVSGAHDTAGTVTIYKLDNGQHVLRLSDFHTSNGPDVHIYLTSAKKVASNGDVTGGKYLDLGSLKGNVGNQNYDIPTDANLGDYHSISVWCARFHVNFGAAQLK
- a CDS encoding redoxin domain-containing protein; the protein is MQLILAAAIAATSLFTPLQHASDWIGAAVRPADLAGKVVLVDVFTFECINCKHVVPELRRLRTALPSRDLAIVGIHSPETPYERVRVNVVQNLAAQGITWPVAVDNSFDLWRAYGVEYWPTQLIFDRHGRLRKTVIGEGQDELVAATVRELVGER
- a CDS encoding RNA polymerase sigma factor, with product MTVQRENNNEESLLARLREGDESAFTALVDRYHGAMLRVARGFVHDHATAEEVVQDAWMGVLRGLGSFEGRSSLHSWIFAIVVNRAKTKAVREARSTPFSALAAEEASGSQPAVDPGRFRGHDVEWPGHWAEPPRPWSENPEARLLQGETMAHIERVLEALPPAQRSVITLRDFAGYDAPAICNALGISETNMRVLLHRARSKVRGQLERYLAESPESSEI
- a CDS encoding zf-HC2 domain-containing protein, with amino-acid sequence MDCIELVELVTDYLEGTLPHADHNRFEAHLRECPYCYEYLRQMRATLFALGRIPAESVSPTVQERLLLAFRSWRRD
- a CDS encoding TetR/AcrR family transcriptional regulator; protein product: MAMVNAVPVPRTFTRKGSATRDRIVAAAAALIFKRGVAQTTTENVCDAAGVSTSQLYHYFKDKMALVRAVIDRQTENVLGAQREYLGRLDSIPRLRAWRDHIVGSQLSGGCKGGCPLGTLSSELSERSEEARGDIALGFARWEDGILSGLQAMRDRGELSKKADPRQLALATLAALQGGLVLTQLRRDPEPLRAALDAIIDHIESLVRAESITPPAAKG